TAAATTCTCAAAATAACCTTGACGGGAATTTTTGAAGCTTTTAAACGAAATCCTAACTTTTGAAGAAATGTATCCGGCATGCACAGCACGGTTCATCGCGTCCGCAGGCGATGAATGCCCCCACGGTATCGAAAAGGATTGGACGGATACGTGGATGCGGCCCCGGCCGGCAACTCCAGCAAGGAGGAATAGTTTTGACCGACGCGCGCGCACACGCCAGCACCCTACGCAAGCTCAAACCGTTCGCCTTTGTGACAATCCTGGCCTTGGCCCTGGCCGGATGTACTTCAAAACCCAAGACCTACTCCTACCAATTCGAAGATTATCAAGGCTTTAACGCCCGCAACGACTTCATCAGCGGCAATGTTCCTGAGGCGAAACTCATCGCCTCCGCTGAAAACAATCTCATTTCAGGCAATCTTTTCGACCAGGGCCACCCATCGGCCCCCAAGCAGACGGCTGCTTCGCCTGACAAGCTCATCAGCGACAATCTTTTCGAGCTGGCTGCGGTGCAGCGCAAGGGTGGCGTTTACGACCGCCTGTTGC
This genomic window from Desulfovibrio sp. TomC contains:
- a CDS encoding C40 family peptidase, with product MTDARAHASTLRKLKPFAFVTILALALAGCTSKPKTYSYQFEDYQGFNARNDFISGNVPEAKLIASAENNLISGNLFDQGHPSAPKQTAASPDKLISDNLFELAAVQRKGGVYDRLLRTASTQLGTRYRSGGCDPNSGFDCSGFTTWVFNRYGVNLPRSSREQYQVGKEVAKNSLRKGDLVFFRSKRGVNHVGIYLENGKFIHSATYGKNVTISHLEEDYWRTHYAGGRRVF